Genomic DNA from Alphaproteobacteria bacterium PA2:
CACGTCCTGCGGCCCCGCCTGCAGCCCCAGGGTCTGGTCACCGTCTATGAAACCCTGGAACGCCCCCTGCCCGCGGTCCTGGCCCAGATGGAAAACGCCGGCATCCGCGTCGACCCCGACCGCCTGCGCCAGCTGTCCCATGAGTTTTCCATGCGGATGACCGAGCTGGAGGCCCAGGCCCACGAACTGGCCGGCCACCCCTTCAACCTGGGCAGCCCCAAACAGGTGGGCGACGTCCTTTATGGCGAGATGGGCCTGAAGTCCAAGCGGACCACCGCCACAGGCGCTCAAGGGACAGACGCCTCAGTGCTGGAAGACCTGGCCGCCGAGGGCCACGCCCTGCCCCGGGTCCTGCTGGACTGGCGCCAGCTGTCAAAGCTGAAGGGCACCTATACCGACAATCTGGTGGCCGCCATCGCCCCCCGCACCGGCCGGATCCACACCTCCTACGCCATGGCCTCCACCACCACCGGGCGCCTGTCCTCCACCGATCCCAACCTGCAGAACATTCCGGTCCGCACCGAAGAGGGCCGCAAGATCCGCAAGGCCTTTGTGGCCGAGCCCGGCAAGGTGCTGATCAGCGCCGACTACAGCCAGATCGAGCTGCGCCTGCTGGCCCATATTGGCGACATCCCACAGCTGAAGAGCGCCTTCGCCCAGGGGCTGGACATCCACGCCTCGACGGCCTCGGAAATGTTCGGAGTTCCCGTCGAGGGCATGCCCGCCGAGACGCGGCGCCGGGCCAAGGCCATCAATTTCGGCATTGTTTACGGCATTTCCGCCTTCGGTCTGGCCAACCAGCTGTCCATCCCGCAGGACGAGGCCGGGGCCTATATCAAGACCTATTTCGAACGCTTCCCCGGCATCCGGGCCTATATGGACGAGATCAAGGCCCAGGCCCGGACCCACGGCTATGTGACCACCATATTCGGCCGCAAGGTCCACATTCCGGCGGTCAATTCCAAGAGCCAGGCCGAGCGGGCATTTGGCGACCGGGCCGCCATCAACGCCCCCATCCAGGGCGCGGCCGCCGATGTGATCCGCCGGGCCATGATCCGCATGCCCGCCGCCCTCAAGGCCGCCGGTCTGTCAGCGCAGATGCTGCTGCAGGTCCACGACGAACTGGTCTTCGAAGCGCCGGAAGCCGAGGCCGAGGCCTTGATCAAGGTGGCCAGGCGGGTCATGGAGGGCGCCGCCGAACCGGCCGTGGCCCTGAGCGTGCCCCTGGTGGTGGAAGCCCGGGCTGCGGGGAACTGGGATGACGCCCACTAGGACCTAGCTGCAGGCATGCCCTGACGCGAGGATCTGGTGCACAGACCCGAAGGCCGTGGCCTGCGCCTTTGCGGGCGGAAGGAGGCGATAGGTCTGGTAGTACTTGGCCAGTTCCGTCGTCGCTGCGGCAATAGCGTCGGGAGCAACGCCCTTCAGGCGCGGCGCAGGCCTGGTTCGAACCTTGCCTGACCCATCGGCCAGGCGGGCGGCTTCCACCTCGGCGTCAAAGGTCCGATATGCCGCAAACCGGATGGTGCCCTCACATTCCGGCCAGCCCTTGTAGATCTGCATGACCAGGGCCTCGAACTTCGGCAGGGGCGGCAGGGCGGCGACGCAATCCGTTCGCGGGATGAAATTGTCCAGGGTGCTGCCGAAGATCGGCTGGACGGTTTCCAGCAGGCCCGGACGGTTCAGGACTGCCTCGCAGGGCAGGGTCAACGGCCCGTCCAGATAGGCGCTGAGGATTTTCAGACCCATGGCGAACCGGTGATCGGATCCCAGCATGTCCTGCGCCTTGAGGATCTTCTCGTCAGCCAGAATGCCCTGCCCATAACCCTGGGCTTCATCAGAGGCCATGCGATCGAAATAGGGCTTGAGCAGGCGAGTCAGATAGGCCGTTTCCGACGGCGTCCGCACATAGGTCCGGATGGCGCGATAGAGGGGGGCGGCCTTCGGGTCCAGCCTGTCCAGCACATCAAGCCCTGTGGGCGGATCAGACAGGACTGTGGCCACGGCCAACTCGCGATTGCGGGCCTCATAGCGCGACCTCAGACAGTCCCGCACGGCTTTGGCGGCGACCTTTTCCGGGGTCAGGCAATCCTGCCTTTCCCTCGCCCAGGTCCGCTGGAAGCCCAGCTGGTTGGACGGCCCGCTGCGGAAGGCGCTGGTCTTCGCCTGAAAATAGAGCCGGCCCATCAGGCTGTCGGCCTCCGACAGCACCGGATCCCTGCAGATCTCGACCTCGATGGCCGCCCTGGCCAGGGCGCAGTCAAAGCTGGCGGCCTGGGCGCCCACGGCTTGAAGCAGCAGAAAGGCGAGGACGGCCATGAGGCGAAGTTTCATCGGGTGGGGTCTCCGCAGCGGGAATTCCGGACTAGCACAGGGATCACCTACGGATCACCCGTGATTTGCCCCTTGACCCGGCCCCTGGGTCCGCCCCGATAGGTATGACGGTCCGCAGATCAGAGGAGGCGTCCATGTCCGCCAAATTCCTTCGTCCGTCCCAGGCCGCCCGGCGCCACGGGATTTCGCCCAAGGCCCTGAAGCTCTATGAGGCGCAGGGTCTGGTGACCCCGGGGCGAACCCCCGCCGGCTGGCGGGCCTATGGGCCTGATGACCTGGCGCGGGTCGCGGAAATCGCCGGTCTTCGGGGACTTGGCCTGAGCCTGCGACAGGTCGCCAGCGTCCTGGCCGGCGATCTGCGCGACCTTGAGGCCGCCCTGGCTGACCAGCAGACCAGACTTGAGGGCCAATCCAGAGTCCTGTCGGGACAGATCGCCCGGCTGGGCGAGATGCGGGCGGGTCTGGCCAGGGGGCAGGCGCCCTCCGTCCAGAGCCTGACAGATCTCGCAGGAAACAGCCGCGGCCCATCCCTGAAGGTCACCCTCACCCTGCCCTGGCCGTGGGACGGCGAGCGGTTTGACCTGACCGATATCCGGGCCCTGAACTTCATCATCGGCCCCCTTGGCAGCGGCAAGACCCGGCTGGCCCAGGCCCTGGCCAGGGCCATTCCCGGCGCCGTCTTTCTGGATCCTGACCGCACATCGCCCGGCGAAGCCGCCCTGGCCGCTGACCCCGCCTGGGCCATGGGGATCAAGGCCGGACTGGACTGGCTGGCAGAGGACGGCGCAAGGCCATCAGACGCCCTCACCGCCCTGATCGCGGGCCTGGAAAACGTGGAAGCTTCGGCCATAGTCGTGGACATGGTGGAGCAGGGTCTGGATCACGCCAGCCAGGAGGCGGTGATCGCCTGGCTGAGACGGCGGGGCCCTGGCGCAACGCCCCTGTTCCTGATGACCCGGTCGAGCGCCATACTGGACCTGGCGGCCATGGGGCCCGACGAGACCCTGATCTACTGCCCGCCAAATCACAGCCCGCCCTTCCCGGTGACGCCCGTTCCCGGCGCCCATGGCTATGAGAGCGTCGCCGCCTGTCTGGGATCTCCGGCGGTGCGGGCGCGAACGGCGAACCGGCCGCCCATAGCGCCGTAGGCCTCCTCGCCATCGACGGACCGCAGACTTGGCGTTATGTCCCGGCCCATGAAGACCCGTGACGACATACTGTCCTTCCTGACCGGCCTGGGCGCCGCCCCTGTGACCACCGACCATGAGGCGGTCTTCCATGTGGGCGAGGGCGAAGGGATCAAGGACGACATTCCCGGCGCCCACACCAAGAACCTGTTCCTGAAGGACGCCAAGGGCCGGATCTGGCTGATCTCGGCGAAAGACGACACGGTCATTGACCTGAAGCGACTGCACACGGTGATCGGCTCGGCCCGCCTGTCCTTCGGGTCGGCTGACCTGATGGTCGAGGTGCTGGGGGTGACCCCCGGCTCGGTCACCGCCCTGGCCCTGATTAATGACGCCGACCGGCGGGTGACCTTTGTCCTGGACCAGGCCCTGGCCCTGGCGGATCAGGTGAATTTCCATCCCCTGACCAATACGGCCACCACCACCCTGACCCGGGAAGACTTCCGCAAATTCCTCGACGCCCTGCAGATTACCCCCCTCGTAGTGGATTTTCCGGGCATGAAGCTGGATGAGGCCGCCTTCCAGCGTTGAAGATCGGATCAATAGGGCCCATTTTGGCCTCAAGGATTTTCTGGAAGACCACTTATGACCCTGATTGGTGAAACCTCCCCCAGCGCCGCCGCCGACCTGATAAAGGACGGCACGGACCAGGGCTTCATGGCCGATGTCATCGAGACCTCGAAGACCACCCCGGTCATTGTCGACTTCTGGGCGCCCTGGTGCGGCCCCTGCAAGCAGCTGGGCCCCGCCATTGAGCGCGCGGTCCAGGCCGCCAAGGGGAAGGTCAAGCTGGTCAAGATCGACATTGACCAGCACCCCCAGTTCGCCGGCCAGCTGCGGGTCCAATCCATCCCCGCCGTCTTCGCCTTTGTGGGCGGCCGTCCGGTGGACGCCTTCAATGGCGCCCTGCCCGAGAGCCAGGTGAAGGCCTTTGTGGAAAAGCTGGCGGCCATGGCCCCGGCCGATGCGGTGGACGAGCTGCTGACCCTGGGCAAGGAGAGCCTGGATCAGGGCGATCTTGGCGGCGCAGCCCAGGCCTTCGCCCAGGTCCTGCAGGGTGATCCGGAAAACGTGAAGGCCCTGGGCGGCATGGCCCGGGTCTATCTGGAAAACGGCGACCCGGAACGGGCCCGGGAAATCGCCGACATGGCCCCGGCCGGCGCGAAGAACGCCGACCTGGACAGCGTGCGCGCAGCCCTGGCCCTGGCGGCCGAGGCCCCCTCGGATACCGCCGCCTTCGAGCAGAAGCTGGCGGCCGATCCCACAGACATGGAGGCCCGGTTCGAACTGGCCAAGGCCCTGGCCGGGCGCGGCCAGTGGCAGGGCGCCGCCGACCACCTGCTGACCCTGATCGAGCAGGACCGCACCTGGAATGACGAGGCGGCGCGCAAGCAGCTCCTCACCGTGTTTGAAGCCGCGGGGCCGGCCTCGGAAGTCGCGCGGGCCGGCCGTCGCCGCCTCTCCTCCATCCTGTTTTCCTGAGATGGGCGAGCGCGCAGTCGATCTGCCCCAGGTCATTCCCGTCTTCCCCCTGGACGGCGCCGTTCTGTTGCCCGGGGGCGAACTGCCCCTGCGGATATTCGAGCCGCGCTATCTCAACATGATTGACGACGCCATGGCCGGCGACCGGATCATCGGCATGGTCCAGACCGCCGGCGGGGAAAAATCCCGGCCGAACCTGGCCCATGTGGGCTGCGCCGGAAAGATCACCAGCTTCAATGAGGCCTCGGACGGCACCTATCTGATAACCCTCACCGGCCTCTGCCGCTTCGCCCTGGACGGCGAGCTGGCCGTACGCACCCCCTATCGCCAGGTCCGGGCCGCCTTCAGCCCCTTCGCCGTCGATCTGTCCGACGAGGACGATGGCGGCGAGGTCTTCGAGGACAGCCGTTTCGCCCGGGCCCTGAAGACCTATCTCCACCGCCAGAACCTCTCCATCGACTGGCAGAGCGCGGCGGTCGCACCCCTGGAGTCCCTGGTCAACAGTCTCGCCATGGGCCTGCCCTTTTCCCCTGCCGAAAAGCAGGCCCTGCTGGAGGCGGCCGACCTGACGGAACGCACGGAAATCCTCACCACCCTGCTCGAGATCGACGCCCAGAACTGGGATGACGACTCGCCGACCACCTTGCAGTAGACTTGACCCCATGACCGATGACGCCCTGCCCGACATGATGATGGACGAGATCGACCCCCGCCTGCTGGAGGTGCTGGTCTGTCCCGTGACCCACGGCCCCCTGGACTATGACCGGGCCCGCAGCGAGCTGGTCAGTAAGAAGGCCAAGCTGGCCTATCCCATCCGCGACGGCGTGCCGATCATGCTGCCGGAAGAGGCCCGCGACCTTTCCTGACAGGAACCGCCCATGACGCAGACCCTGAACCGATATGGCCGGATCTGCGCCGAGATCTATGATCTCGACAAGCCCGTGGGCTCCCTGTTTGACGGCCCCTATTATCAGGCCCGGCTGAAGGGCCTGGAGGGCCCCATACTCGAGGCCGCCGTGGGAACCGGTCGGCTGATGGTGTCCCTGCTGGACGCCGGTCTGGATGTGGGTGGCTTTGACCACTCGCAGGACATGCTCGACCTTTGTACGGCCAATGCTGCGGACCACGGCCATGCACCCAAACTCTTCCGGGCGCGGTTTACGGACTTCGACGCCCCAGGCCAGGCCGCCATCATCGTGCCGGCCAGCTCCTTCACCCTGATTGACGACTTCGATGAAGCCATGGCGGTCCTGGCCCGCTTCCATGACCAGCTGGCCCCCGGCGGCCTGTTGCTGGCGGACCTGCCGCCCCTGAGCTTCCTCGACGCCCCCAGCGGCCTGAGGTCCTGGACCGCGGCCAATGGCGACCTCCTGACCCTGGACAGCAGGATGGTCCGCAAGGACGTCGTGGCCCAGAAGCGGCTCAACCATGACCGCTATGAGCGCTGGCGGGACGGCCGCCTGCTGGAAACCGAGCTTGAGCTCTTCGCCTATCGGGTCTGGGGGGTGAAGGAGTTTGAAATGGCCCTGGCCCGGGTCGGCTTCACCGACATCGAGGTCTGCGGCAACTACCGCGTGGGCAAGCCGCCAAAGGCCGGGGACGGGATTTTCAACTTTTCTGCAAGAAGGCCCGCCTGGAGCACACCGCGATAAGTGGGAACCGGTTATCGCGAAAAGCGTGCTCCAAACCTTTGAACTAGAGCGCCTCACCTCGCAACAGCCGGGGCAGATCGCCCACCGCGCCGCCAGCTTCATGCATGAAGAGCCGTCTGGCCGGGCCGATCCTGTTGACCACCGCCATGCCGACCCCCCGGGCGAACCGCAGCAGGGGATTGTCGTTGGAAAACACCCGGACAAAGAGGTCGAAGGCCGCCGCCAGCATGACATTGTCGAACTGCCGCCAGGCGGAATAGCGCTGGAGCACCAGTTCTGAACCTATGTCCTCGCCGATCCGGGCAGCCTCGGTCAGGACCTGGGCCAGGGCGGCCGCATCCTTCAGGCCAAGATTCAGGCCCTGGCCGGCAATGGGATGGACCCCGTGGGCGGCGTCGCCCAGCAGGACGGCCCGCGGCGCGGTCAACCGGTCAGCCAGCTGCAGGGACAGGGGATAGATGAAGACCTGACCCTCCACCTGGACATCCCCCAGGAATTCGCCGAACCGGCGCATGAGATGGGCGTGGAAGACTTCCGGCCGGGCGGCTTTCAGGGCCTTGGCGTGGGGGGTGGTCTCGGTCCAGACCAGGCTGGCCCGGTTTTCGGTCAGGGGCAGTATGGCGAAGGGGCCGCCGGGCAGGAAGTATTCGTGGGCCACGCCCTCATGGGGCTGTTCCAGGCGCACGGTCGCCACCACGCCCATCTGGCCATAGTCCCAGCCGGTGACGCCAATTCCAGCCGCCTCACGGATCACGGAACCGCGGCCTTCGGCGCCGACCACCAGGGGCGCCCGCAGGACGCGGCCATCCTCCAGGCGGACTTCGGCGGCGTCATCCTTCAGTTCAACCCCGGCCACCCGGGCCGGTGCAAGGACGGGTATGTCCTGACGCAGGACCTCGGCCGCCAGGGCGGCGCGGGTCCGGCGGTTTTCCAGTAGATAGCCCAGGGGCTCGCCCTCCGACCGGTCGGCGATCTCGGCGGAATCAAAGCGCAGATAAAAGGGCGAGTGCGGGCCGACCGAGGCGCCCGGGCGACGGCCGTCTGTCACCAGGATCTGCTCGATCCTCTGGGCGTGGGGCTCGAGATCGGCCGCCAGGCCCAGGGTCCGCCATTGGCGGAAGCTGGCATAGGCGATGGCCGCCGAACGGCCGTCAAAGGTCTCTTCCAGCTGGGCGTCGAACACCACAGGATCGATCAACAGGGGCCTTAAGCCCCCATGCTTCAGGGCCAGGGCCAGGGTGGCGCCCGCCATGCCGGCGCCGGCGATGATCACATCGGCGTCGAAACTGTCGGGGGCCGGCTGGTTCTTACTCTTCCCCGCCATCGGGCAACCCCATCATATGGAATCCGGCGTCCACGTGGACGATTTCCCCGGTGGTCGAGCGACCAAGGTCGGACAGCAGCCAGAGGGCCGCGCCGGCCACGCCTTCCATGGAGGTGTCCTCCTTCAGGGCCGACAGGGCCCGGCCCTGGGCCAGCATGCCCCGGCCGCCGGAAATCCCGGCCAGGGACAGTGTCTTCATGGCGCCGGCCGAAATCGCATTGCAGCGGATTCCCTTGGGGCCCAGGTCCCGGGCGATATAGCGGGTGGCCGCTTCCAGGGCCGCCTTGGCGACGCCCATGGTGTTGTAGTTGGGAATGGCCCGCTCCGACCCCAGATAGGTCATGGAGATCAGGGAGCCGCCGTCGGGCATGATCTTCGCCGAACGCCGGGCGCAGTCCACAAAGCTGTAGGCGGAAATGTCCATGGCCTGGAGGAAGCCCTCCCGGGTGGCGTTGTCCACGAAGGAGCCCTTGATCTGGTCGCGGGGGGCGAAGGCCAGGCAGTGGACGAAGAAGTCGATCTTGCCGAAGGCCTTTTCCACCGTGTCGAAGGCGGCGTCCATTGAGGCGTCGTCTGTGACATCCGCTGGCGCCAGGACCTTGATGCCCGCCTCTGCGGCCAGGGCCAGAACCCGGCGTTCCATGGCGGGAAGATAGAGCAGGGCCACTTCAGCGCCCTGGGCCACCAGCTGCAGGGTGATGCCCCAGGCGATGGACTGGTGGTTGGCCACCCCGGTCACAATCCCCTTCTTGCCCTTCATCAGCTCGCCCTTGAGCATCTGATATTCGTCGGCCATGAGGCGTCTCCTGCAGAAGTTTTACGTCGGACCCGGGATCAGACCCGGGCCATCACCAGGCAGCCATTGGTGCCGCCAAAGCCGAAGCTGTTGGACATGACCGTCTCGACCTGCCGGTCCTCCCGCTTGCGCAGGATGGGCAGGCCCTCAAAGATCGGGTCGAGGTTTTCGATGTGCGCGCTCTCGGCCAGGAAGCCGTTATTGAGCATGAGCAGGCTGTAGATCGCCTCCTGCACCCCGGCGGCGCCCAGGCTGTGGCCGGTCAGGGACTTGGTGGACGAGATGAAGGGGGCGGCGTCGCCGAACACTTCCCGGACCGCGCCCATTTCCTTTTCATCCCCCACCGGCGTCGAGGTGCCGTGCGGGTTCAGATAATCGATCTTGCGGCCGCCAGCGCCGGCCCAGGCCATGCGCATGCAGCGCACAGCGCCTTCGCCGGAAGGGGCGACCATGTCATGTCCGTCAGAATTGGCGGCGTAGCCCACCACTTCACCATAGATCTTGGCCCCGCGAGCCTTGGCGCGCTCGTATTCCTCCAGCACCAGAATGCCGGCGCCGCCGGCGATGACGAAGCCGTCGCGGGCCGCGTCATAGGCGCGGCTGGCCACGGCGGGGGTGTCGTTGAAGTTGGAGCTCATGGCGCCCATGGCGTCGAACAGGACCGACAGGGACCAGTCCAGCTCCTCGGTTCCACCGGCAAAGACCACGTCCTGCTTGCCCATGGCGATCTGCTCATAGCCGACGCCGATGCAGTGGGTGGAGGTGGCGCAGGCCGAGGAGATCGAGAAGTTGAGGCCGCGGATCTTGAACCAGGTGGACAGGGTCGCCGAGGCGCCCGAGCTCATGGCCTTGGGCACGGCGAACGGGCCGATGCGCTTGGGGCCGCGTTCTTTGGCCGTTGCCGCCGCCTCGATGATCGCCCGGGTGGACGGGCCGCCCGAACCGACGATCAGGCCGGTCATGTCGTTGGAGACCTCGTCGGGCCCCAGGCCGGAATCAGCGATGGCCTGTTCCATGGCGATATGGCCATAGCCCGTGCCCTGGGACAGGAACCGGGCCGCCCTGCGGTCGACCATGGCCTCCCAGTCGATCTGCGGCGCAGCGTGCACCTGACTGCGGAAGCCGATTTCGGCGTATTCCGGCGCCGCAATGATCCCGGACTTCGCCTCGCGCAGGGAAGCCAGGACTTCGTTGGAATTGTTGCCGATGGACGAGACAATGCCCATCCCGGTGACGACGACGCGACGCATGTTTCCTGCCCCCTGTGGCAAAGGCCGAAGGTCCCTGATCAGGGCCTCTGGTAAAGTCCGACCCGCAGGTCTTGAGCCCAATAGATAGGTACGCCATCGGCTTCCAGCACGCCGTCGCCAATGCCCATTACGAGGCGGCGATTGATGACGCGCTTCATTTCGATCTTGTAGGTGACAAGCTTGATGTCCGGGGTGACTTCCCCGCCGAACTTGACCTCGCCACAGCCGAGCGCACGGCCGCGACCCTTGCCGCCGATCCAGCCCAGATAGAAGCCGACCAGCTGCCAGAGGGCGTCAAGACCCAGGCTGCCAGGCATGACGGGGTCGCCAAGGAAGTGGCAGTCGAAAAACCAGTGGCTCGGATCAATGTCGAACTCGGCGTGGATGATGCCCTTGCCATGCTCGCCGCCGACATCGTCGATCTGGATGATGCGGTCGAAGAGCAGCATGGGAGGCGCCGGAAGCTGGGCGTTGCCCGGTCCGAACATGTCGCCCCGGGCGCAGGCCAGGAGCTCTTCCTTGCTGTATTGGGCTTGAGCCTTGGGGCCCGCATATTGGTTTTCAGTGGTCACGTGGCGTTTTCTTTCGATTGGCGGCAAGGGCTATCAGAGCCGGGCGGCTTGCTCAATGTCCGGAATTGGATGTCAGGTCGGGCCGCAGGGCGGCGCCGCATTGGGGACTTGCGTCCAGACCCCACACCTGCGGGCTTGGAATCCAGCCGGTGACTCCATCAACCTTGATCTTGCACCAGCCTCTTTCATCACATTTGGTCAGGCCGGCTATGGCCCGGGGCCGCAGATAGGCCACGACCCGGGCGCTTTCCTTGCCGCTGCTGTGGACGGCCAGGGGGCGCATCTGGGTGCGGATCACCGTCCGCGGCGCATCCGTCGTCCGCTTGTGAACCCAGGCCAGTCCGCCGTCCGGATCACAGATCCGGCGCCATTCCGTATTCTCGGCCACCACCTGAACCGGCAGGCCCCTGGCGTGGTAGACCCAGAGAAGCCGGTGGTCGTCCCCGGGACCGCCCCGGGCGTTCACCGTCTGGAATTTCAGCGAGACATAGCGCGGCACGGGAAAACCAGAGGGCGTATTCGCCTCCGGGGCCGCCCATGCAGCGGCAGAGGCGGCGCTGGCTGCCGCCAGAATTGTCATCAACCTGCGCCCATTGGCTCTGGGAGGGCGAGGCTTGCCTTGGCCGTTCATGCCCCCTTTGCTAGAGGTTTGGACGCAAACGCGCTAGACCCTTAAGGTCTGACGTGAAACCACGAGAGGCCGGGGCGCTCCCAGGCGCCCGTCTCTCGATTACTTTTTGAAGTCTGCCCGCCATGCCCACGCGAAAGCCGCACGTCATCGTCACCCGACGGCTCCCTGATTCCGTCGAAACGCGCATGCGCGAGCTGTTCGACACCCGGCTGAACCTGGAAGACCGGCCCTTTTCCCGGCAGGAACTGATCGACGCCGTGGGCAGTTGCGACGCCCTTGTCGCCACCATCACCGACAAGATCGACGCCGAAGTCCTCGCCCATGCTGGCGAGCGCCTGAAACTGATCGCCAATTTCGGGGCCGGGGTCGATCACATTGACGTGGCCGCCGCCCATGCGAAGGGCATTCTGGTCACCAACACCCCCGGCGTCCTGACCGAAGACACCGCCGACCTGACCCTGGCCCTGATGATGGCTGTCTCCCGGCGGATCGTCGAAGGCGCCAATGTGGCCCAGGCCGGAGACTTCACCGGCTGGGCGCCAACCTGGATGATGGGCCGGCGGATTTCGGGCAAGCGGCTTGGAATCATCGGCATGGGCCGGATCGGTCAGGCGGTCGCCCGCCGGGCCCGGGCCTTCGGCATGCAGATCCACTATCACAACCGCAAGCCGGTCAGCCCCCGGATCGCCGAGGAACTGGAGGCCACCTACTGGGAGAGCCTGGACCAGATGCTGGCGCGGATGGACATCATCTCGGTCAACTGCCCGCACACGCCCGCCACCTATCACCTGCTTTCGGCCCGCCGCCTCAAACTGAT
This window encodes:
- a CDS encoding MerR family transcriptional regulator → MSAKFLRPSQAARRHGISPKALKLYEAQGLVTPGRTPAGWRAYGPDDLARVAEIAGLRGLGLSLRQVASVLAGDLRDLEAALADQQTRLEGQSRVLSGQIARLGEMRAGLARGQAPSVQSLTDLAGNSRGPSLKVTLTLPWPWDGERFDLTDIRALNFIIGPLGSGKTRLAQALARAIPGAVFLDPDRTSPGEAALAADPAWAMGIKAGLDWLAEDGARPSDALTALIAGLENVEASAIVVDMVEQGLDHASQEAVIAWLRRRGPGATPLFLMTRSSAILDLAAMGPDETLIYCPPNHSPPFPVTPVPGAHGYESVAACLGSPAVRARTANRPPIAP
- a CDS encoding DNA-binding protein is translated as MKTRDDILSFLTGLGAAPVTTDHEAVFHVGEGEGIKDDIPGAHTKNLFLKDAKGRIWLISAKDDTVIDLKRLHTVIGSARLSFGSADLMVEVLGVTPGSVTALALINDADRRVTFVLDQALALADQVNFHPLTNTATTTLTREDFRKFLDALQITPLVVDFPGMKLDEAAFQR
- a CDS encoding co-chaperone YbbN, which codes for MTLIGETSPSAAADLIKDGTDQGFMADVIETSKTTPVIVDFWAPWCGPCKQLGPAIERAVQAAKGKVKLVKIDIDQHPQFAGQLRVQSIPAVFAFVGGRPVDAFNGALPESQVKAFVEKLAAMAPADAVDELLTLGKESLDQGDLGGAAQAFAQVLQGDPENVKALGGMARVYLENGDPERAREIADMAPAGAKNADLDSVRAALALAAEAPSDTAAFEQKLAADPTDMEARFELAKALAGRGQWQGAADHLLTLIEQDRTWNDEAARKQLLTVFEAAGPASEVARAGRRRLSSILFS
- a CDS encoding peptidase S16 produces the protein MGERAVDLPQVIPVFPLDGAVLLPGGELPLRIFEPRYLNMIDDAMAGDRIIGMVQTAGGEKSRPNLAHVGCAGKITSFNEASDGTYLITLTGLCRFALDGELAVRTPYRQVRAAFSPFAVDLSDEDDGGEVFEDSRFARALKTYLHRQNLSIDWQSAAVAPLESLVNSLAMGLPFSPAEKQALLEAADLTERTEILTTLLEIDAQNWDDDSPTTLQ
- a CDS encoding SAM-dependent methyltransferase; the encoded protein is MTQTLNRYGRICAEIYDLDKPVGSLFDGPYYQARLKGLEGPILEAAVGTGRLMVSLLDAGLDVGGFDHSQDMLDLCTANAADHGHAPKLFRARFTDFDAPGQAAIIVPASSFTLIDDFDEAMAVLARFHDQLAPGGLLLADLPPLSFLDAPSGLRSWTAANGDLLTLDSRMVRKDVVAQKRLNHDRYERWRDGRLLETELELFAYRVWGVKEFEMALARVGFTDIEVCGNYRVGKPPKAGDGIFNFSARRPAWSTPR
- a CDS encoding 2-octaprenyl-6-methoxyphenyl hydroxylase, producing the protein MAGKSKNQPAPDSFDADVIIAGAGMAGATLALALKHGGLRPLLIDPVVFDAQLEETFDGRSAAIAYASFRQWRTLGLAADLEPHAQRIEQILVTDGRRPGASVGPHSPFYLRFDSAEIADRSEGEPLGYLLENRRTRAALAAEVLRQDIPVLAPARVAGVELKDDAAEVRLEDGRVLRAPLVVGAEGRGSVIREAAGIGVTGWDYGQMGVVATVRLEQPHEGVAHEYFLPGGPFAILPLTENRASLVWTETTPHAKALKAARPEVFHAHLMRRFGEFLGDVQVEGQVFIYPLSLQLADRLTAPRAVLLGDAAHGVHPIAGQGLNLGLKDAAALAQVLTEAARIGEDIGSELVLQRYSAWRQFDNVMLAAAFDLFVRVFSNDNPLLRFARGVGMAVVNRIGPARRLFMHEAGGAVGDLPRLLRGEAL
- a CDS encoding enoyl-ACP reductase (Catalyzes a key regulatory step in fatty acid biosynthesis) → MADEYQMLKGELMKGKKGIVTGVANHQSIAWGITLQLVAQGAEVALLYLPAMERRVLALAAEAGIKVLAPADVTDDASMDAAFDTVEKAFGKIDFFVHCLAFAPRDQIKGSFVDNATREGFLQAMDISAYSFVDCARRSAKIMPDGGSLISMTYLGSERAIPNYNTMGVAKAALEAATRYIARDLGPKGIRCNAISAGAMKTLSLAGISGGRGMLAQGRALSALKEDTSMEGVAGAALWLLSDLGRSTTGEIVHVDAGFHMMGLPDGGEE
- a CDS encoding beta-ketoacyl-[acyl-carrier-protein] synthase I, translated to MRRVVVTGMGIVSSIGNNSNEVLASLREAKSGIIAAPEYAEIGFRSQVHAAPQIDWEAMVDRRAARFLSQGTGYGHIAMEQAIADSGLGPDEVSNDMTGLIVGSGGPSTRAIIEAAATAKERGPKRIGPFAVPKAMSSGASATLSTWFKIRGLNFSISSACATSTHCIGVGYEQIAMGKQDVVFAGGTEELDWSLSVLFDAMGAMSSNFNDTPAVASRAYDAARDGFVIAGGAGILVLEEYERAKARGAKIYGEVVGYAANSDGHDMVAPSGEGAVRCMRMAWAGAGGRKIDYLNPHGTSTPVGDEKEMGAVREVFGDAAPFISSTKSLTGHSLGAAGVQEAIYSLLMLNNGFLAESAHIENLDPIFEGLPILRKREDRQVETVMSNSFGFGGTNGCLVMARV
- the fabA gene encoding 3-hydroxyacyl-[acyl-carrier-protein] dehydratase FabA is translated as MTTENQYAGPKAQAQYSKEELLACARGDMFGPGNAQLPAPPMLLFDRIIQIDDVGGEHGKGIIHAEFDIDPSHWFFDCHFLGDPVMPGSLGLDALWQLVGFYLGWIGGKGRGRALGCGEVKFGGEVTPDIKLVTYKIEMKRVINRRLVMGIGDGVLEADGVPIYWAQDLRVGLYQRP
- a CDS encoding D-glycerate dehydrogenase, with the protein product MPTRKPHVIVTRRLPDSVETRMRELFDTRLNLEDRPFSRQELIDAVGSCDALVATITDKIDAEVLAHAGERLKLIANFGAGVDHIDVAAAHAKGILVTNTPGVLTEDTADLTLALMMAVSRRIVEGANVAQAGDFTGWAPTWMMGRRISGKRLGIIGMGRIGQAVARRARAFGMQIHYHNRKPVSPRIAEELEATYWESLDQMLARMDIISVNCPHTPATYHLLSARRLKLMSPHAVLVNTARGEIIDESALADILAAGGIAGAGLDVFEFEPAINPKLLDLPNAVLLPHLGSATVEARTEMGEKVIINLKTWMDGHRPPDRVLSSML